One segment of Manduca sexta isolate Smith_Timp_Sample1 chromosome 27, JHU_Msex_v1.0, whole genome shotgun sequence DNA contains the following:
- the LOC115441166 gene encoding glutamate receptor 1, whose product MQPGRTAFRISLVKRINNASDAMEFLLALEQYDRWGNKRIVLDCNAKNAKSILVEHVRKVQLGRRTYHYMLSGLVMDDHWENEVTEYGAVNITGFRIVDHSRKIVRDFMDGLRRMDPRFKGTISAETALMYDGVQVLMDALGRLWRKKPDAFRSALRRAAGQANSTKVIDCNPGKSWVVPFEHGDKISRLIKKTDIEGLTGNISFNEEGHRYNFTLHVVEMTVQSAMFKVATWSDSRGLQLTSSKVVQLKSPATYETNRTYIVTTILQEPYMMQKLAEYGQREEQYYGFCKDLTDLIARRLGIKYELKIARERKHKPESFPGDWPVDEIIRKEADIVVAPLAVTPERQRVVDFSEPFLSVDVPIHHKRTPKQLTDTFSFLRPLSKEIWLCVIFSFFAVSIVLFLVSRFSPHEWRSISISDTHLDHPVSSTNEIILHNEFSIWNSFWFSLGSFMQQGSDVVPRSLSGRIVGTVWWFFALILVCSYTANLAAYLIVERIAEPTQSLNYVHSLHTEMTQYSRKDLTNEKTFDASRTASTHVVDANGHPACDTMTRVCRYKNINYAIATSKDSPLKEAINLAIIQLKKDGVINKLWAKWIMTTKKSECDATGDEDTTVKEMTLSQVAGIFYVLLGGLALALAVALIEFCQNGRAEAARANVPLRTALRARARLATATSARDRKTLPQRTPQRDHDRLGWNGAAFAGEQYINEMDSSSF is encoded by the exons ATGCAGCCGGGCCGGACTGCGTTCCGAATCTCACTCGTGAAGCGGATTAATAACGCGTCAGATGCCATGGAATTCTTGTTAGCTTTGGAACAATATGACCGCTGGGGAAACAAACGTATAGTACTTGATTGCAATGCGAAAAACGCCAAAAGCATATTGGTGGAGCATGTACGAAAAGTGCAATTGGGGCGACGGACATATCACTACATGCTGAGTGGCCTG GTTATGGACGACCATTGGGAGAATGAAGTAACAGAGTACGGTGCAGTCAATATAACCGGGTTCCGCATCGTCGACCACAGTAGGAAGATTGTACGCGATTTCATGGACGGTTTGCGGCGAATGGACCCCCGGTTCAAAGGGACTATATCG GCCGAAACAGCTCTTATGTACGACGGCGTTCAAGTCCTTATGGACGCTCTTGGAAGACTTTGGAGAAAGAAACCAGACGCATTCCGAAGCGCCTTACGTCGAGCCGCGGGACAAGCGAACTCTACGAAAGTCATCGACTGCAACCCGGGCAAGAGTTGGGTCGTTCCGTTTGAACATGGCGATAAAATTTCACGGCTGATCAAAAAG ACGGATATCGAAGGTCTAACAGGAAACATTTCTTTTAACGAGGAAGGTCATCGATACAATTTTACATTGCATGTTGTTGAAATGACTGTGCAGAGCGCCATGTTTaag gtggCCACGTGGTCAGATTCTCGCGGATTACAATTGACCTCATCAAAAGTGGTGCAGCTAAAATCCCCAGCCACGTATGAAACAAACAGAACCTATATAGTGACTACAATACTGCAAGAACCTTATATGATGCAAAAATTAGCAGAATATGGACAGAGGGAGGAGCAGTATTACGGCTTCTGCAAAGACCTTACGGATCTGATTGCACGAAGACTTGGCATTAAAT atgAACTGAAAATAGCCAGGGAGCGGAAACATAAACCCGAAAGCTTTCCAGGGGATTGGCCGGTGGACGAAATAATTCGGAAG GAAGCCGACATCGTCGTAGCGCCTTTGGCAGTTACGCCAGAAAGGCAACGTGTTGTGGATTTCAGCGAACCGTTTCTCTCTGTGGATGTTCCTATACATCATAAAAGGACGCCAAAGCAACTAACGGACACATTCAGTTTTCTAAGACCACTGTCTAAAGAAATATGG TTATGCGTGATCTTCAGTTTTTTTGCTGTCAGCATTGTACTATTCTTGGTCTCAAGATTTTCACCACACGAATGGCGGTCGATCTCTATATCGGACACTCATTTAGACCACCCCGTAAGCAGCACTAATGAG atcataTTACACAATGAATTCAGCATATGGAATTCATTCTGGTTCTCTCTCGGGTCGTTCATGCAACAAGGTAGCGACGTAGTGCCGAg GTCTCTATCAGGAAGAATAGTCGGCACCGTGTGGTGGTTTTTCGCCCTGATATTGGTGTGTTCATATACCGCTAACCTCGCGGCCTACCTGATCGTGGAACGCATAGCAGAGCCGACCCAATCCCTCAACTACGTCCACAGCCTGCATACTGAA ATGACTCAATATTCTCGCAAGGATTTAACGAACGAAAAGACTTTTGACGCCAGCAGGACCGCTTCTACACATGTAGTGGACGCCAACGGTCACCCAGCCTGTGACACCATGACACGCGTTTGTCGCTATAAGAACATCAACTACGCCATTGCTACTTCAAAGGATTCGCCACTCAA AGAAGCAATAAATTTAGCGATAATACAGTTGAAAAAGGATGgtgttataaataaactgtGGGCTAAGTGGATAATGACCACGAAAAAATCTGAATGTGATGCGACTGGTGATGAG GACACGACAGTAAAAGAGATGACTTTGAGTCAAGTAGCTGGCATATTTTACGTATTACTGGGAGGTCTGGCACTCGCACTAGCTGTCGCTTTGATAGAATTCTGCCAGAATGGTCGCGCGGAAGCTGCTCGTGCCAACGTACCACTCCGTACAGCGCTACGTGCGCGCGCACGTCTGGCAACTGCTACCTCAGCGCGCGATCGCAAAACGCTACCACAACGCACCCCACAACGCGACCACGATAGACTCGGATGGAACGGCGCTGCTTTCGCTGGG GAACAATACATCAATGAAATGGATAGTAgctcattttaa